The DNA segment TGATGCTCGGCGTCGGCGAGCACGCCCACGAGATCTACCAGGCGCTCTCGGACCTGCGCGAGATCGACGTCGACGTCGTGACCCTCGGGCAGTACCTCCAGCCCTCGCGCTCGCATCTCGACGTCTCTCGCTACGTCCACCCCCACGAGTTCGACACCTGGCGGCGGGTCGCCGAGGAGGAACTCGACTTCCTCTACTGCGCCTCGGGGCCGATGGTCCGTTCGTCGTACAAGGCCGGCGAGCTGTTCGTCGAGAGCGTCCTGCGAGAGGGAAAGAACGTCGAGGCCGCGCGCCGTACGGCGCGTGCGAACGACTGAGCGAAGGGGAAAGCGAGGGACCTACTCTCCGTCGTACTCGGCGTCGGCGTCGTCTTCGGTTCCCGGTTCGTCCTCCTCGGCGTCCTTCTCGTCCTCCTCGGCGTCCGTCTCCCGCTCGTCCTCCTCGACGGGTTCTCCCGCTCTCGCATCTCCGTTCTCGCTCCGTTCGTCGTCGCCCGGAACCGAGTCGTCCTCGTCGGGCGTGTAGACGTACATGCAGTCGTTGGGGTACGAACGACCGTACTGGGCGGCGTCCTCACAACAGAGCACCCGACCGTCGTCCATCACGTAGACGTTGTCGACGTTGAGCAGCGCCTCGTCCGCGACCTCCGCGGGGTCCGAGCCGTCGGGGCCGACGATGACCGGCTCGAGCGTCGAGATGTCGCAGTCCTCCTCGATCTCCGCCCGGTAGACCAGCCCGCCGTCGACGCGGTCGACCTGGATCTCGCCCTCGTCGTCGCTCATGCCGTCGTTGACCTCGGAGATGCCGACGTAGACGTAGTCGCCGGGCCCCGCGTCGGTGGCGCTGTCGATACCCTCGCTCTTCCGGAACTCGACGGTCGCGCCGGTCTCCTTCGCGGCGGCACGGGTCTCGATGAACGGCACTCGACGGAGGTGCTCGTCGACGCCGTCGGGTCCGTGTTCCTCCCACTGGTCGGCCCACTCGACGATCTCCTCGTCGGTGACGTAGTCCCGGTTGCCGTTCTCGGCGACCTCGCGATCGGCCTCCTCGAGCGCCGTCTCGAGGTCCTCCTCCCAGTCAGTCTCGGCGTGTTCGAGGTAGTCGACCTGCGTGACGTCGTCGTACTCGGCGATCCAGGACTCCACCTCGTGGTTGGAGGCGTGGCCCAGTTCGATCCACTCGAGTTCGAGGTCGACCTCCGCCGGCGGCTTCCGTGCGGCGGCGTCCTGATTGGTGACCGTCGCCGCGTGGAGGGTACCCTCGACGTCGTCGGGGTCCTCGTAGCTCGGGATCGGTTCGTCGGCGACGAACTTGTAGAAGCCCTTGTTCTCGCCGTCGGAGCTGAGATAGACCGTCCGTTCGTCGCTCTGGACGTCCGGACACTCCCAGGCGGCCCGGCCGCACACCCAGTACTTGATCGGGGTGGGCTCGTCGGATTCGGGCTCACGGAAATCGACGATGTAGCCGGTCCGGTAGGGGTTGGGATAGACGTCGTCGATCGGCGTAAGGGTGTTCTCGTCGCCGTCCTGATCGACCGGTTCGGCGCCGAGGTAGTACGCGTGGAGCTCGAGCCCGCTGAGCGCCCAGTTGCCTTGGAGCGTCCAGGAGTCGTCGCCGTAGAGCTCGTCGATCGCCTCCTGGGTCTCGCCCGCGTTGGGCCGGTTCCAGAACGAGGCCGCACCACGGCGGCCGACGCCGGTGCCCTCCTCGACGATGTCGCTCACCGTCGAGGTCAGCGAAACGCGCGTATGGGCGTACTCCTCCTCGGCCGACAACGGCGTGTTCCACGGGCTGAGGTCGCCGTAGCAGTTGATCCGGGTGCCCCCGAGCTCGCGGAGCTCCTCGGTGTTCGCGAGGTTGCTCGTGTTCTCCAGGTCGGCGCTCCAGCTTCCGTCGTCCTCGCGACGGATCGGCATCCGGCTGACGTTGCCGGGGCTCTGCTCCCAGTTGGTGAACAGGACCCCCTCGGTGCCCTCGTCGTTCGTTTCGACGAGGTGGTTCATGTCGGGGTCGTGGCCCATGTTCGTATACCGCGAGCCGGCGAACTCGTCGATCCGCAGCCCGCCGGGCGTGACGGGAATGCCGAGGTCCTCGCCGTCCCCGACGTTGTCGTCCTCCTGGGCGAGCAGTTCGTACTCGCCGCCCGCGGCCCGGACCCGGCCCTGCTCGTCCTTCGTCGTCGGAATACCGAGTTCGTCGAACTCGTCGCCGCCGTCGCCGCCCGTATCGAACTCGAAGCCCTTCACGTACCCCACCCCGCCCCTGTCGAAGGGGGCAGGGTTCTGTCGACTCGGGTGCTGGAGGCTGAAGATCAGCGTCCCGCCCTGCGTGACGAACGGCCCGGTGACCTCCGCGCCGAACGCGGTCGTCGCGAACCGCTCGATCTCCCCCTGGACGTAGGGGGCGTGTGGCGTGTCCTCGTCCTCCTCGTCGTCCTCCTGGGCGGCCGCCGTGGCTGGAACACTCGCACCGAGCCCCGCCGCCACGGACGTCGCCATCAGCTTTCGTCGGGTGAACTCGACCATGCGAGCGACTAGCTAGCGGCCTGGTAGAAGAAATTTTATAATAGTTCTAGAGAGGAATCATATCCGATAGTACCGGTAATGAGCAGTGTATAGCGGCTCCGGACGGCTCGAGGAGCGGGCGTCGAACGAGGGACGTCGGCGACCGACCGACGGATCGAGAAGGGTCTCGCTCGACGGGGTTCGCGGTGAGAGTACG comes from the Halalkalicoccus sp. CG83 genome and includes:
- a CDS encoding alkaline phosphatase PhoX encodes the protein MVEFTRRKLMATSVAAGLGASVPATAAAQEDDEEDEDTPHAPYVQGEIERFATTAFGAEVTGPFVTQGGTLIFSLQHPSRQNPAPFDRGGVGYVKGFEFDTGGDGGDEFDELGIPTTKDEQGRVRAAGGEYELLAQEDDNVGDGEDLGIPVTPGGLRIDEFAGSRYTNMGHDPDMNHLVETNDEGTEGVLFTNWEQSPGNVSRMPIRREDDGSWSADLENTSNLANTEELRELGGTRINCYGDLSPWNTPLSAEEEYAHTRVSLTSTVSDIVEEGTGVGRRGAASFWNRPNAGETQEAIDELYGDDSWTLQGNWALSGLELHAYYLGAEPVDQDGDENTLTPIDDVYPNPYRTGYIVDFREPESDEPTPIKYWVCGRAAWECPDVQSDERTVYLSSDGENKGFYKFVADEPIPSYEDPDDVEGTLHAATVTNQDAAARKPPAEVDLELEWIELGHASNHEVESWIAEYDDVTQVDYLEHAETDWEEDLETALEEADREVAENGNRDYVTDEEIVEWADQWEEHGPDGVDEHLRRVPFIETRAAAKETGATVEFRKSEGIDSATDAGPGDYVYVGISEVNDGMSDDEGEIQVDRVDGGLVYRAEIEEDCDISTLEPVIVGPDGSDPAEVADEALLNVDNVYVMDDGRVLCCEDAAQYGRSYPNDCMYVYTPDEDDSVPGDDERSENGDARAGEPVEEDERETDAEEDEKDAEEDEPGTEDDADAEYDGE